One genomic segment of Arthrobacter sp. JZ12 includes these proteins:
- a CDS encoding GntR family transcriptional regulator yields the protein MVDDGRPIFLQIAERIESDIIDGTLAEESQVPSTNEFAAFYRINPATAAKGVNRLVDDGILYKQRGIGMFVAPGAREVLMQRRRARFFEQYVQPLTREARKLGIEPKELADMIRQGGHAIQGGKK from the coding sequence CTGGTCGATGACGGGCGCCCGATCTTCCTGCAGATAGCGGAACGCATTGAGAGCGACATCATCGACGGCACGCTGGCCGAAGAATCCCAGGTTCCGTCCACCAATGAGTTTGCTGCGTTCTATCGCATCAACCCGGCGACGGCGGCCAAGGGAGTCAATCGTCTCGTCGACGACGGCATCCTCTACAAGCAGCGCGGAATCGGGATGTTCGTTGCGCCCGGTGCCCGTGAGGTATTGATGCAGCGCCGTCGCGCGCGGTTTTTCGAGCAGTACGTCCAGCCGCTTACGCGTGAGGCGCGGAAGCTCGGCATCGAGCCGAAAGAGCTGGCAGACATGATCAGACAGGGCGGGCACGCCATCCAGGGGGGAAAGAAATGA
- a CDS encoding TetR/AcrR family transcriptional regulator — protein sequence MVTATGSSPRPAGRPLKRVLSQEAITRAALTLIETRGYEGLTMSSLARALKVAPSSLYNHVESKGDVLILVQDHVMTQVDVSGFDTEPWEQAVRRFAWSYRDVFTRHTPLIPIIAVFPVSGAPQTLAVYEAVTRGFEKAGWPESLIVPAIVALESFIFGSAFDATAPEGIFESGGLAGDFPRFTAAVDAQRDGSRGYRADVSFGLGLDALILGLEARRESYRP from the coding sequence ATGGTTACCGCAACCGGTTCATCTCCTCGGCCCGCCGGCAGGCCGTTGAAGCGGGTTCTTTCGCAGGAGGCGATCACGCGCGCCGCGCTGACTCTCATCGAGACGCGCGGCTATGAAGGCCTGACCATGTCCTCGCTCGCCCGCGCTCTGAAGGTAGCGCCGTCGTCGTTGTATAACCATGTGGAATCCAAGGGCGACGTGCTGATCCTGGTACAGGACCACGTGATGACGCAGGTTGATGTATCCGGTTTCGATACCGAGCCCTGGGAGCAGGCTGTCCGGCGTTTCGCCTGGTCCTACCGAGACGTCTTCACCCGGCACACGCCTCTGATCCCGATCATTGCCGTGTTTCCAGTAAGCGGCGCGCCGCAGACGCTCGCCGTCTACGAGGCCGTCACACGCGGCTTCGAGAAGGCCGGCTGGCCCGAATCGTTGATCGTTCCTGCGATTGTTGCCCTTGAATCGTTCATCTTCGGCTCTGCGTTCGATGCAACCGCTCCTGAGGGCATCTTCGAGTCCGGTGGACTGGCTGGCGACTTTCCTCGCTTCACCGCTGCCGTTGACGCCCAGCGGGACGGATCGCGCGGCTACCGGGCAGACGTGTCCTTCGGCCTTGGCCTGGACGCACTCATTCTCGGGCTTGAGGCACGCAGGGAATCCTACCGGCCGTAA
- a CDS encoding MFS transporter, giving the protein MPSQTSATHDSTATSSPARGRFRQLPVLAGRTFLPLGLIARLPLAMLTVGALTLITAATDSYAAGGFAAGAVGIGSALGAPVLGYLADHYGQRLVLIASAALNAAAIGALLLAGSLAGPGTGLFPTLVTAFLMGATCPQIGPLARVRWMALTRRRPADLDTALSYESTADEATFVLGPALVGLLASLLAPWLPLALAALLTVIFVSAFAMHPTERAVVPLRRRAPDQPTRSRRVSGLRAWGPVALPVLGMLMMGTFFGSTQTALAAFAGGFGAATSAGLLYAVMGISSALAALSVAYWPQRISHPLRWLTSAGGMSAAAILLLHATDIPYMLIALLVLGVPVGPTMVSIFSLGSMVAPGHLVGTVMTLLASGIVAGTSIGASLAGSMADGNGPSAFVVPVAAAVVLFILGTISMALLRSSQGYGYRHG; this is encoded by the coding sequence ATGCCTTCCCAAACCTCCGCTACTCACGATTCAACTGCCACTTCCTCTCCCGCGCGGGGACGATTCCGTCAACTGCCTGTCCTCGCAGGGCGAACCTTCCTTCCTCTTGGGCTGATAGCGCGCCTGCCGCTTGCCATGCTGACCGTGGGAGCACTGACGCTGATTACGGCGGCTACCGATTCCTATGCTGCCGGTGGCTTCGCAGCCGGCGCAGTCGGCATCGGGTCAGCGCTCGGTGCTCCTGTCCTCGGTTACCTCGCAGACCACTATGGACAGCGCCTCGTCCTCATCGCCTCGGCTGCCCTCAATGCGGCAGCGATCGGAGCCCTGCTTCTGGCCGGAAGTCTCGCCGGCCCTGGTACTGGGCTTTTCCCGACGCTCGTCACGGCCTTCCTCATGGGGGCCACCTGTCCGCAGATCGGCCCGCTGGCCCGGGTTCGCTGGATGGCCCTTACCCGACGGCGTCCTGCCGACCTTGATACAGCGCTGTCCTATGAGAGCACGGCTGACGAAGCCACCTTTGTACTCGGTCCCGCGCTGGTTGGCCTCCTGGCCAGCCTGTTGGCCCCATGGTTGCCGCTGGCGTTGGCTGCGTTGCTCACTGTCATCTTCGTTTCAGCCTTCGCTATGCATCCGACCGAACGCGCCGTCGTACCGCTGCGTCGTCGAGCGCCTGACCAGCCGACCCGATCTCGTCGGGTGTCCGGTCTCCGAGCCTGGGGACCGGTGGCGCTCCCCGTGCTGGGGATGCTGATGATGGGCACGTTCTTCGGATCCACACAGACGGCGCTGGCCGCTTTCGCCGGTGGCTTCGGTGCGGCAACATCGGCGGGACTGCTCTACGCCGTGATGGGAATCAGTTCGGCACTCGCAGCACTCTCGGTGGCGTATTGGCCGCAGCGGATCAGCCACCCGTTGCGATGGCTCACCTCGGCCGGTGGGATGAGTGCCGCCGCCATCCTCCTCCTGCACGCTACGGACATCCCATACATGCTGATTGCGCTGCTTGTTCTCGGCGTGCCGGTGGGCCCGACGATGGTCAGCATCTTCAGCCTCGGCTCGATGGTCGCGCCGGGGCACCTGGTCGGTACGGTGATGACCCTGCTGGCAAGCGGCATTGTTGCAGGCACCTCCATCGGCGCTTCCCTTGCCGGTTCCATGGCAGACGGCAACGGGCCGAGCGCTTTCGTTGTACCGGTGGCCGCCGCCGTCGTGCTCTTCATCCTGGGGACGATTTCCATGGCGCTCCTGCGGTCATCACAGGGGTATGGATACCGCCATGGGTAG
- a CDS encoding ABC transporter ATP-binding protein codes for MTAVIDIANVSKTYGRSEALRGVTLALEPDRIYGLLGRNGAGKTTLMSILTAQAFASAGEVRVFGEHPYENERVLNRICFIRESQKYPDSFTAEHAFRSAALFFANWSQELADKLTADFQLPLKRNIKKLSRGQLSAVGVIIGLASRAELTFFDEPYLGLDAVARQLFYDRLVEDYSLHPRTIVLSSHLIDEVANLLEHVIVIDRGRIIMNDDAESIRGSAFAVVGSAEKVRSFIGDREVVHTDNFASLASVTALGQLTDAEVRAAADDGLELAPVSLQQLIVRKTMSASQAADARDRNLSEAAR; via the coding sequence ATGACGGCCGTTATCGACATCGCCAACGTCAGCAAGACCTATGGACGTTCAGAGGCGCTTCGGGGGGTGACACTTGCCCTCGAGCCGGACCGGATCTACGGCCTGCTTGGCCGTAACGGCGCCGGCAAGACAACTCTGATGTCCATCCTCACGGCCCAGGCTTTCGCGTCCGCCGGTGAAGTGCGGGTTTTTGGCGAGCACCCGTACGAGAACGAGCGAGTGCTCAACCGCATCTGCTTCATCCGCGAATCCCAGAAGTACCCCGACTCATTCACAGCCGAACATGCGTTTCGGTCGGCCGCGCTGTTCTTCGCCAACTGGAGCCAGGAACTGGCCGACAAACTGACGGCGGACTTCCAGCTGCCCCTCAAACGCAACATCAAGAAGCTTTCGCGGGGCCAGCTCTCTGCCGTAGGAGTGATCATCGGGCTTGCTTCCCGTGCCGAGCTGACGTTCTTCGATGAGCCCTACCTCGGCCTGGATGCGGTTGCCCGGCAGCTCTTCTACGACCGGCTCGTGGAGGATTATTCCCTCCATCCCCGCACCATTGTCCTGTCGTCCCACCTCATCGACGAGGTAGCCAACCTCCTGGAGCACGTCATCGTGATCGACAGGGGCAGGATCATCATGAACGACGACGCGGAATCGATCCGGGGCTCGGCGTTCGCCGTCGTCGGCTCCGCTGAAAAGGTCCGCAGCTTCATCGGCGACCGAGAGGTTGTCCATACGGACAACTTCGCGTCCCTCGCTTCGGTGACGGCCCTCGGGCAGCTCACGGACGCAGAGGTGCGTGCGGCCGCCGACGACGGGCTCGAGCTCGCCCCGGTGTCGCTACAGCAGCTCATTGTCAGGAAGACGATGTCCGCATCACAGGCAGCCGACGCCCGTGACCGTAACCTGTCGGAGGCAGCCCGATGA
- a CDS encoding ADP-ribosylglycohydrolase family protein → MTSLPDLRSRIAGSLLAGALGEASANSSHGTGFGSATQLTLYTVDGLTEALEWANDGVAADETACLWLAYLRWLGTQGELPPSSAPAPPARWIDRQEVLRRRHHPDPVTLRSLASGEMGTRQRPLETNDGGPGALGRSAPFGLVANVPAAMIERLTLDAAAITHGNASAQVPAAVFAALVHEIAINGLPLGEAVAAAASTAKDLDAEGLAACLQDLVRSAASDRPTADAGESDAGQSDAGESDAAGILCRAVRLVLATSNSDGEAHVSAVLAASADREGRDASVASAVAGNIVGALHGVENLPEAALGQLDGVEVIREIAGRLASAIGS, encoded by the coding sequence GTGACAAGTCTTCCTGATCTACGCAGCAGAATTGCCGGTTCGCTTCTTGCAGGCGCGCTTGGCGAGGCATCCGCAAACTCCTCCCACGGGACCGGATTCGGTTCAGCCACACAGCTGACCCTCTACACCGTGGACGGCCTGACGGAAGCCCTCGAGTGGGCGAACGACGGCGTGGCAGCCGACGAAACTGCTTGCCTCTGGCTTGCCTACCTCCGCTGGCTCGGCACCCAGGGCGAGCTGCCGCCGTCGTCGGCTCCTGCTCCCCCGGCACGCTGGATAGACCGTCAGGAAGTGCTTCGCCGGCGTCACCACCCCGACCCGGTTACCCTCCGCTCACTAGCCAGCGGCGAGATGGGCACCCGCCAGCGGCCGCTTGAAACCAACGACGGCGGTCCGGGCGCCCTCGGCCGTTCTGCGCCGTTCGGCCTGGTCGCCAACGTGCCGGCTGCCATGATCGAGCGGCTGACGCTGGATGCGGCGGCGATCACGCACGGGAACGCGTCGGCCCAGGTTCCCGCCGCCGTTTTCGCCGCGCTGGTCCACGAGATCGCAATCAACGGCCTCCCGCTGGGCGAAGCCGTCGCGGCTGCGGCATCAACGGCAAAGGATTTGGACGCAGAAGGCCTGGCCGCGTGTCTGCAGGACCTTGTTCGGTCGGCTGCGTCCGACCGGCCGACGGCAGATGCCGGAGAGAGTGATGCGGGTCAGAGTGATGCCGGTGAGAGTGACGCCGCTGGGATCCTTTGCCGCGCAGTCCGGTTGGTTCTCGCCACCAGCAATTCCGACGGCGAGGCCCATGTGAGCGCTGTCCTGGCGGCATCCGCCGATCGGGAGGGGCGGGATGCCTCCGTGGCCTCGGCCGTGGCCGGAAACATTGTGGGTGCGCTGCACGGCGTGGAGAACCTTCCGGAGGCCGCGTTGGGGCAATTGGATGGTGTCGAAGTCATCCGGGAAATCGCTGGCCGGCTGGCATCGGCGATCGGCTCGTAG
- a CDS encoding exonuclease domain-containing protein: MGIEFTAIDFETANGFRGSPCAVGLTKVRDGRIVDEAQWLMRPPEGHDHFDSRNVAIHGITAEMVEGRPRFGELFPEIGAFIGNDILVAHNAAFDMGVIRSALEVSDQAGPAYDYACTVLLSRRSYFLVSYSLPYVAEAAGVALRNHHDAVEDARACAGIMVDIARRAEAASVEELVSGHRLRLSRLDAYEPGVSEISKPTRTALERGTSSAWTGWPDEGLNPDANRAADPAHPLYGQTVVFTGDLGISRPQAKQRAAVMGAQPASTVTRKTTVLVVGSGFVASDLRSGRVTGKARKVMELHSLGQNIEVLSEAEFLQMTGGKWPAASQ; encoded by the coding sequence GTGGGAATTGAGTTTACGGCGATCGACTTCGAGACTGCCAATGGGTTTCGTGGTTCACCGTGCGCCGTAGGCCTCACCAAGGTCCGGGACGGACGCATCGTGGACGAAGCGCAGTGGCTGATGCGGCCGCCGGAAGGCCATGACCACTTCGACTCACGCAATGTGGCAATCCACGGCATCACGGCCGAGATGGTGGAGGGCCGACCCCGGTTCGGTGAGCTGTTCCCGGAGATCGGCGCTTTCATCGGCAACGACATACTCGTCGCGCACAACGCGGCCTTTGATATGGGTGTTATCCGGTCGGCGCTCGAGGTGTCGGACCAGGCAGGGCCTGCTTACGACTATGCCTGCACCGTGCTGCTTTCGCGCCGCAGCTACTTCCTCGTCTCCTACTCACTGCCCTACGTAGCTGAAGCCGCGGGCGTGGCACTCCGGAACCATCACGACGCAGTGGAGGATGCCCGGGCATGCGCCGGCATCATGGTGGACATCGCAAGGCGGGCGGAGGCAGCTTCCGTGGAGGAACTCGTATCCGGGCACAGGCTCCGTTTATCACGGCTTGACGCCTATGAGCCGGGTGTCTCGGAGATATCAAAGCCGACCCGGACGGCACTGGAGCGGGGAACTTCCAGCGCCTGGACCGGTTGGCCGGACGAGGGGCTCAACCCGGACGCAAACCGGGCGGCCGATCCCGCCCACCCGCTGTATGGACAGACGGTTGTCTTCACCGGCGACCTCGGGATCTCCCGCCCGCAGGCCAAACAACGGGCTGCGGTGATGGGTGCGCAGCCGGCCAGCACAGTCACCCGCAAGACGACGGTTCTTGTCGTGGGAAGCGGGTTCGTCGCTTCGGACCTGCGCAGCGGACGTGTGACCGGTAAGGCGCGCAAGGTAATGGAACTCCACAGCCTAGGCCAGAACATCGAGGTGCTCTCCGAAGCGGAGTTCCTGCAGATGACCGGCGGAAAGTGGCCCGCCGCCAGCCAGTGA
- a CDS encoding SMC family ATPase: MRIHRLEMQAFGPFADRQVIDFDVLSEQGLFLLNGPTGAGKSSVLDAICYALYGAVPGVRQSAKRLRSDHAPDGLAPEVVCEFSAGNRRLEVTRNPSWSRPSKRGSGTTTEQARTMLRERVAGDWVTRSTRNDEAGAELQGLLGMSREQFTRVVMLPQGEFAAFLRSEAPERAELLQRLFATDRFSTLEQLLADHAARTGARLQEAEAEHEALLGRAVEEVQRHGLGRAVQDGDSAASAEETKATEAGSPEPDPGLPDLVMLQDQLAAAVEDGRSTAKDLTAKRRDAAEKLARLEVERRNRLGFRQLLAEAEQNRIQLVQAAELRHRVAHHRHAEILEAPLHARDNATVHAAAARKRLDEAVAAVAAEVTAGAEVPDAVGAERASAADFGPAHEKVVQELAAARAALPLETDLEDVRSSISACVQALENYASESEQCSTARQENQLKLTDLAGESRTAEELAQGMSPLSEQREDILQRLELISQAEAAESALQNLDERQQEHRTLFLEAKQNWLSLLQLRLEQSAAELASKLRHGDACPVCGSNEHPAPASVDALALVSIDDEEQARHEQDAAERRMRESEAARDAAALHAAGLRARCGSSNPEELQNTLDTVQGELAKAEHAAQRLAGLAGRMAAVEARLTELGTRLLELAQLQAEESSRLATLGEQEAALVARLEQARGSYPSVARKVQELNRLEGLLSAVCRAQAQQEQAEQARVQAEAALQERMDGTGFSSPDAVRKALLPSSEVEEAERLIREAENEAHRVERDLQRPENLAAAALEEGSHPLPEESEIAAAAREEKDLASQLERAVLDVGLLEQSVVQLSSYADRVALLEARLRPLREEYAVVKSLSDTARGNGENLYRMSLATYVLAARLEQVAAAATERLLRMTGGRYSLVHSDSKSGNRKSGLGLNVIDGWTGARRDTATLSGGESFMASLALALGLADVVQQESGGLQIETLFVDEGFGSLDEQTLDQVMDSLENLRDGGRVVGLVSHVPELKQRIPAQLLVTKGRTGSTVSCVNQLQVV; the protein is encoded by the coding sequence ATGAGGATTCACCGCCTCGAGATGCAGGCATTCGGTCCTTTCGCCGACCGGCAGGTCATCGACTTCGACGTCCTGTCGGAACAGGGGCTGTTCCTCCTCAACGGACCCACCGGAGCTGGAAAATCCAGTGTGCTCGATGCCATCTGCTATGCCCTCTACGGCGCGGTTCCCGGCGTGCGGCAGTCGGCAAAAAGGCTTCGGAGCGATCATGCACCGGATGGTCTCGCGCCGGAGGTGGTGTGTGAATTCTCTGCAGGCAACCGGCGCCTGGAGGTCACCCGAAACCCGTCCTGGAGCCGGCCGTCGAAGCGCGGCTCCGGAACCACAACCGAGCAGGCCCGCACCATGTTGCGCGAGCGGGTCGCAGGGGATTGGGTGACCCGCTCAACGCGCAACGATGAGGCCGGGGCTGAATTGCAGGGACTGCTGGGCATGAGCCGGGAGCAGTTCACGCGGGTGGTAATGCTCCCGCAGGGAGAGTTCGCTGCGTTCCTGCGGTCCGAGGCTCCGGAACGCGCTGAGCTCCTTCAGCGATTGTTCGCAACTGACCGGTTCTCCACTCTGGAGCAACTGCTTGCGGATCACGCTGCCCGTACAGGGGCCCGGTTGCAGGAGGCAGAGGCTGAGCATGAAGCCCTGCTGGGCCGCGCCGTCGAGGAGGTGCAGCGTCACGGGTTGGGGAGAGCCGTGCAGGATGGTGATTCCGCTGCCTCCGCTGAGGAAACAAAAGCAACGGAGGCCGGATCACCGGAGCCGGATCCGGGGCTTCCGGATCTGGTGATGCTCCAGGACCAATTGGCTGCTGCGGTCGAGGACGGGCGTAGCACTGCCAAAGACCTCACCGCCAAGCGCCGCGATGCCGCCGAGAAGCTTGCACGCCTGGAGGTCGAGCGCCGCAACAGGCTCGGCTTCCGCCAATTGCTTGCCGAGGCCGAGCAGAACCGGATCCAGCTGGTGCAAGCGGCGGAACTGCGTCACCGGGTGGCCCATCATCGCCATGCCGAGATCCTCGAGGCGCCCCTGCACGCCCGTGACAACGCGACCGTTCATGCTGCGGCCGCCCGGAAGCGGCTGGACGAAGCGGTTGCGGCCGTTGCGGCTGAGGTAACCGCGGGCGCAGAAGTACCTGACGCCGTCGGAGCCGAACGAGCCTCAGCTGCCGACTTCGGTCCTGCCCACGAGAAAGTCGTTCAAGAGCTGGCGGCCGCCCGGGCAGCCCTACCGCTTGAGACTGACCTTGAGGATGTGCGCAGCAGCATCAGCGCCTGCGTTCAAGCCCTTGAAAACTACGCCTCGGAGAGCGAACAGTGCAGCACCGCGCGCCAAGAGAACCAGCTCAAGCTCACGGATCTGGCCGGAGAGTCGCGTACCGCAGAAGAGCTGGCACAGGGGATGTCACCGCTGTCGGAGCAACGTGAGGACATTCTTCAGCGGCTGGAGTTGATCTCGCAGGCGGAGGCCGCAGAGAGCGCACTCCAAAACCTCGACGAACGGCAGCAGGAGCACCGGACACTGTTCCTCGAAGCAAAGCAGAACTGGCTCAGCCTCCTTCAGCTCCGGCTGGAACAGAGCGCGGCCGAGCTGGCGTCCAAGCTCAGGCACGGAGACGCCTGCCCGGTGTGCGGCAGCAATGAGCACCCGGCGCCGGCAAGCGTGGACGCACTGGCCCTGGTCTCGATCGATGACGAGGAGCAGGCCCGTCATGAGCAGGATGCCGCCGAGCGAAGGATGAGGGAGAGCGAAGCTGCCCGTGACGCAGCGGCACTGCACGCTGCCGGACTCCGCGCCCGATGCGGAAGCAGCAACCCGGAGGAACTGCAGAACACCCTGGACACCGTTCAGGGGGAACTCGCGAAAGCAGAGCACGCCGCACAACGGCTGGCCGGGCTCGCCGGGCGCATGGCAGCCGTGGAAGCCAGGTTGACGGAACTGGGTACAAGACTCCTTGAACTTGCCCAACTCCAGGCAGAGGAGTCTTCCCGGCTGGCCACACTTGGGGAACAGGAAGCCGCGCTCGTAGCCCGCCTCGAGCAGGCACGGGGAAGCTATCCTTCGGTAGCCCGCAAGGTACAGGAACTGAACCGCCTCGAAGGGCTCCTTTCCGCCGTCTGCCGCGCCCAGGCTCAGCAGGAGCAGGCAGAACAGGCTCGTGTTCAGGCAGAAGCGGCGCTGCAGGAACGAATGGACGGAACGGGGTTCAGCTCCCCCGATGCGGTCCGGAAGGCGCTTCTGCCCTCGTCGGAGGTGGAGGAAGCGGAGCGGCTTATCCGGGAGGCTGAGAACGAGGCACATCGGGTAGAACGGGACCTGCAGCGCCCCGAGAACCTCGCTGCCGCTGCTCTCGAGGAAGGTAGTCATCCTCTTCCGGAGGAGTCGGAGATCGCAGCGGCTGCGCGGGAAGAGAAAGACCTTGCATCCCAGTTGGAACGGGCGGTGCTCGACGTGGGGCTCCTTGAACAGTCAGTGGTGCAGCTGTCCTCGTATGCGGACCGGGTCGCCCTCCTCGAAGCACGTCTCCGTCCCCTCCGGGAGGAATATGCCGTTGTGAAGTCCCTCTCCGACACCGCGCGGGGCAACGGGGAGAACCTCTACCGCATGAGCCTGGCCACCTACGTACTTGCAGCCCGTCTTGAGCAGGTCGCTGCCGCTGCCACCGAACGGTTGCTTCGCATGACCGGAGGCCGCTACTCACTCGTTCACAGCGACTCCAAGTCGGGAAACAGGAAGTCTGGCCTGGGCTTGAACGTCATAGACGGCTGGACCGGCGCCCGACGCGACACCGCCACTCTCTCGGGCGGGGAATCCTTCATGGCATCCCTGGCACTTGCCCTGGGGCTAGCCGACGTCGTCCAGCAGGAATCCGGCGGGCTGCAAATCGAAACGCTGTTCGTCGACGAGGGCTTCGGCAGCCTCGATGAGCAAACCCTGGATCAGGTCATGGATTCCCTTGAGAACCTGCGCGACGGCGGCCGCGTGGTTGGGCTGGTCAGTCACGTCCCGGAACTCAAACAGCGCATTCCTGCGCAGCTGCTCGTGACAAAGGGCCGAACGGGGTCCACCGTCAGCTGCGTGAACCAGCTTCAGGTCGTTTGA
- a CDS encoding exonuclease SbcCD subunit D: MKLLHTSDWHLGRSFHGVGMLEAQQLFVDQLEKTVREENVDVVLVAGDVYDRALPAVDVVELFDEALERITVAGAQVVVTSGNHDSAVRLGFGGRLIERGGVHLRTRLEDIPRPALFPLGDGADLAVYGLPYLEPRMVSDRLGAPSATHTAVTASALAQVREDLQRRQRRGTVYSVVMAHTFASGGVGSDSERELSIGGLGVVPLDLFDGFDYVALGHLHGQQQLHERVRYSGSPLAYSFSEARQSKGAWLLEVGPEGVSEIRPVRWNPQRQLAVLRGPIEELLASPDYQEAETAWCQVTLTDPERPYQAMERLRSRFPGTLVLGFEPSSRGNQPEGTYSERVAQATDDAAICCGFLEHVRQRGANPEEAALFAEVVDAMRAAESGS; encoded by the coding sequence ATGAAGTTACTGCACACGTCCGACTGGCACCTTGGCCGCTCCTTCCACGGTGTCGGAATGCTGGAAGCACAGCAGCTTTTCGTGGACCAGTTGGAGAAGACGGTCCGCGAGGAGAATGTCGACGTCGTGCTTGTAGCAGGAGATGTCTATGACCGGGCCCTTCCGGCCGTCGACGTTGTCGAGCTCTTCGACGAGGCTCTGGAACGGATCACGGTGGCCGGCGCGCAAGTGGTCGTCACCAGCGGGAACCACGACTCGGCTGTACGGCTGGGGTTCGGCGGGCGGCTGATCGAGCGCGGCGGTGTCCACCTGCGCACCCGTCTGGAGGATATCCCGCGCCCAGCGCTGTTCCCGCTCGGCGACGGCGCGGACCTCGCAGTTTATGGGCTTCCTTACCTGGAACCGCGGATGGTGTCCGACCGGCTCGGTGCTCCTTCCGCCACGCACACCGCAGTCACGGCCTCCGCCCTGGCACAGGTGAGGGAAGACCTGCAGCGACGTCAGCGGCGCGGCACTGTGTATTCGGTCGTGATGGCACACACCTTCGCAAGCGGGGGAGTTGGATCTGACAGCGAGCGCGAACTGAGTATCGGTGGGCTCGGCGTTGTGCCGCTTGATCTGTTCGATGGCTTCGACTACGTGGCTCTGGGGCACCTTCATGGCCAGCAGCAGCTGCACGAGCGGGTCCGCTACTCAGGTTCTCCGCTTGCGTACTCCTTCTCCGAAGCGCGCCAGTCGAAGGGCGCCTGGCTCCTTGAGGTCGGGCCCGAGGGCGTCTCCGAGATCCGTCCGGTGCGGTGGAACCCCCAGCGGCAGCTGGCCGTCTTGCGTGGACCCATCGAAGAACTGCTGGCTTCACCGGATTACCAGGAAGCCGAAACGGCGTGGTGCCAGGTGACTCTGACCGATCCGGAGCGTCCGTACCAAGCGATGGAGCGCCTGCGGTCGCGCTTTCCCGGAACACTGGTGCTTGGGTTCGAGCCGTCCTCGCGCGGAAACCAGCCGGAGGGCACCTACAGCGAACGTGTCGCCCAGGCAACGGACGATGCGGCAATCTGCTGCGGTTTCCTCGAGCATGTCCGCCAGCGAGGGGCCAACCCGGAGGAAGCGGCACTGTTCGCGGAGGTCGTGGATGCCATGCGTGCGGCGGAGAGCGGATCATGA